A genomic window from Elusimicrobiota bacterium includes:
- a CDS encoding HypC/HybG/HupF family hydrogenase formation chaperone, translating into MCLAIPGKIIKIGKNHQADIDFGGVIRSAQLDFLPQSKKGDYVIVHAGFAIHKLDKKDAKETINLLKETFGDIKSIV; encoded by the coding sequence ATGTGTCTAGCAATACCCGGGAAAATTATTAAAATAGGAAAAAATCATCAGGCAGATATAGACTTTGGCGGAGTTATCAGATCTGCTCAGCTTGATTTTTTGCCTCAATCAAAAAAAGGCGACTATGTTATTGTCCACGCCGGTTTTGCAATCCATAAGCTGGATAAAAAGGATGCTAAAGAAACTATCAATTTGCTGAAAGAAACTTTTGGAGATATAAAATCAATTGTATGA
- a CDS encoding TIGR00730 family Rossman fold protein, with product MKTVCVYCGSSAGKSEKYKIAAVELGKEIAKRKLTLVYGGGNIGLMGVLADSVMKNGGKVTGVIPKNLFKRELAKKDITKLIVAKDMHERKAIMANLSDAFIALPGGIGTLEEFSEAVTWNQLKIHQKPCGLLNVKGYFNNFINFLNHSIKEDFFKKSEKFLIIIEKDPEILIKKLKKFKKIKKVKNWKEILEY from the coding sequence ATGAAGACAGTCTGTGTTTATTGCGGTTCCAGTGCTGGAAAAAGTGAAAAATACAAGATTGCTGCGGTTGAGCTTGGTAAGGAGATTGCCAAGCGAAAACTTACTCTTGTTTACGGCGGAGGAAATATCGGCCTTATGGGGGTGCTTGCAGATTCCGTAATGAAAAATGGCGGTAAAGTTACAGGCGTAATACCGAAGAATTTATTTAAAAGAGAATTAGCCAAAAAAGACATAACTAAACTTATTGTAGCCAAGGATATGCACGAAAGAAAAGCAATAATGGCGAACCTTTCCGATGCCTTCATAGCGCTTCCCGGCGGCATAGGAACATTGGAAGAATTTTCAGAAGCAGTAACTTGGAATCAGCTAAAGATTCATCAAAAACCCTGCGGATTGCTTAATGTAAAGGGTTATTTTAATAATTTTATTAATTTTCTAAATCACTCCATTAAAGAAGATTTTTTTAAAAAGTCCGAAAAGTTCTTAATAATTATCGAAAAAGATCCTGAGATTTTGATAAAAAAACTTAAAAAATTCAAAAAAATAAAAAAGGTTAAAAATTGGAAAGAAATTCTTGAATATTAA